The sequence ATTCTGGAACTTCTCCTGGCCAATCATTGCCGCGACTGCACCACTTGCCACAATAACGGCAGCTGCAAGCTGCAGGAGCTGGCCATGCGTTTTAACATAGACCGGGTGCGTTTTGCTAACACTTCCCAAGAATCTGACACAGATGATTCCTCTCTCTGCATTACCCGAGACAGGAATAAATGCATTCTCTGCGGCGACTGCGTGCGTATGTGCCACGAGGTGCAAAATGTGGGGGCTATTGATTTTGCCCACCGCGGCTCCAAGATGACTATCAGCACCTCTTTTGAGGTCCCGCTGGCGGAGTCCAACTGTGTGGGCTGCGGGCAATGCGCGGCGGTCTGCCCCACCGGAGCTATTGTGGTTAAAAACGATACTCAGAAATTATGGCAGGCTCTAAGCGACAAAGGGGTCAAGGTCATCGCCCAGATTGCCCCGGCAGTGCGAGTGGCGGTGAGCCGGAGCTTAGGCCTGGGGGAAACGGAAAATTCCATGGGCCGGATTGTGGCGGCCTTGCGGCGCATGGGTTTTGATGAGATATTTGATACCGCCACCGGAGCGGATCTCACGGTTCTGGAAGAAGCCAATGAATTTCAGACCCGGCTGGAGACCAACCCTTCTTTGCCCCTGTTCACTTCCTGCTGCCCGGCCTGGGTCAGTTATTGTGAAAAAAAACACCCCGAGTTGATGCCCGCTGTGTCAAGCTGCCGCTCTCCCATGCAAATGTTTGCCGCGCTTATCAAAGAGCATTACAGCAAATCCAACCGCAAGCTGTTTCATGCGGCCATCATGCCCTGCACTGCCAAAAAATTTGAAGCGGCGCGGCCGGAGCTCGCCGTTGACGGCACGGTGCAGGTGGATTGCGTGCTTACCACTCAGGAACTTATTCATATGATTAAGGAGGCAGGTATCATTTTCAGCGAACTGGAACCGGAGGCGGTTGACATGCCTTTTGGCGCCATAACCGGGGCGGGGATTATCTTTGGCGTAAGCGGCGGGGTTGCGGAGGCGGTGGTACGCCGTATTGCCTCTGATAAAACTCCCGGCGCTCTCAGATCT is a genomic window of Bifidobacteriaceae bacterium containing:
- a CDS encoding [FeFe] hydrogenase, group A, producing the protein MKEKTYITIDGMPVPINGEKNLLDLIRKIGVELPTFCYYSELSIYGACRMCMVENKWGEMEAACSTPPQAGMEIKTNTESLRKYRKIILELLLANHCRDCTTCHNNGSCKLQELAMRFNIDRVRFANTSQESDTDDSSLCITRDRNKCILCGDCVRMCHEVQNVGAIDFAHRGSKMTISTSFEVPLAESNCVGCGQCAAVCPTGAIVVKNDTQKLWQALSDKGVKVIAQIAPAVRVAVSRSLGLGETENSMGRIVAALRRMGFDEIFDTATGADLTVLEEANEFQTRLETNPSLPLFTSCCPAWVSYCEKKHPELMPAVSSCRSPMQMFAALIKEHYSKSNRKLFHAAIMPCTAKKFEAARPELAVDGTVQVDCVLTTQELIHMIKEAGIIFSELEPEAVDMPFGAITGAGIIFGVSGGVAEAVVRRIASDKTPGALRSIAFTGVRGMQGSKEATVAVGEREVKIAVVSGLANAETLIRRIKDGGHYDFVEVMACPGGCVSGAGQPFASFAGKEERGRQLYAADKLTNIKRSEENPLMLGLYNGLLRGKVHKLLHVHYGHERQGA